A genomic stretch from Telmatocola sphagniphila includes:
- a CDS encoding ribonuclease HI family protein: protein MARSGTANVDGGSRGNPGPASWAFVLKDDADGEVIERTAFMGQATNNVAEYTALLELLDYATAHQFKKLKVYSDSELMVRQISGVYKVKNADLLPLYEEAKELIEQLQSFEIIHVRRELNKRADELCNKSLDAEEKKLGVAAPEKKAKAKPTASPAQKDLRERCLPLIEFYAEDWRNGSPVKPFSEMLLKELLNAIEGKNSED, encoded by the coding sequence ATGGCACGTAGTGGAACCGCAAACGTGGATGGAGGAAGCCGCGGCAATCCCGGTCCTGCCTCCTGGGCTTTTGTGCTGAAAGACGATGCGGACGGCGAAGTCATCGAGCGCACGGCATTCATGGGGCAAGCCACCAATAATGTGGCCGAGTACACCGCCCTTCTGGAACTCCTGGACTATGCCACCGCGCACCAGTTCAAAAAATTGAAAGTGTATAGCGATAGCGAGCTGATGGTTCGGCAAATATCCGGAGTTTATAAGGTCAAAAACGCCGATCTGTTGCCGCTTTACGAAGAAGCAAAAGAACTGATCGAGCAATTGCAGTCATTCGAGATCATCCACGTTCGTCGCGAACTGAATAAGCGCGCCGATGAGCTGTGCAATAAGTCCTTGGATGCCGAAGAAAAAAAACTGGGAGTCGCCGCGCCCGAGAAGAAAGCGAAAGCCAAACCGACGGCCAGCCCCGCTCAGAAGGACTTGAGGGAACGCTGTCTGCCTTTAATCGAGTTTTACGCCGAGGATTGGCGCAACGGCTCCCCGGTGAAACCGTTTTCCGAAATGCTGCTGAAGGAACTTCTGAATGCCATTGAGGGCAAAAATTCCGAGGACTGA
- a CDS encoding nitroreductase family protein: MNTLKIAQPAHPIHDLVKQRWSPYGFSDRAVSSTDLQSLFEAARWAASSYNEQPWSYIVAAKSDSTAFAKLLSCLTEGNQAWAAAVPVLAIGCTSLNFSKNGKPNAAAFHDLGLASATLTFEATARGLVVHQMIGILPDKVRELYAVPEGVQPFTGLAIGYAADPEKLPEPLKQRELTPRSRKPITDFVFGDKWGTKSGLVE, from the coding sequence ATGAATACTCTGAAAATCGCCCAGCCCGCTCATCCCATTCACGATCTAGTCAAGCAACGTTGGAGCCCCTACGGCTTTTCGGATCGGGCAGTTTCCTCAACCGATTTGCAATCGCTCTTTGAAGCCGCTCGCTGGGCTGCGTCTTCTTACAACGAACAGCCTTGGAGCTACATCGTAGCCGCCAAATCAGATTCGACGGCGTTTGCCAAGCTGCTTTCCTGTCTGACGGAAGGAAATCAGGCTTGGGCGGCGGCCGTGCCAGTTCTCGCCATCGGCTGCACGAGTTTAAATTTTTCGAAGAATGGCAAGCCGAACGCGGCGGCCTTTCACGATCTCGGTCTGGCCAGTGCGACGTTGACTTTTGAAGCGACGGCCCGCGGTCTGGTAGTTCATCAAATGATTGGCATCCTGCCGGACAAAGTTAGAGAACTCTATGCAGTACCAGAGGGGGTGCAGCCGTTTACGGGGTTGGCGATTGGCTATGCCGCCGATCCGGAGAAGCTGCCCGAGCCTTTGAAGCAGCGGGAACTGACGCCCCGCAGCCGGAAGCCGATCACGGATTTCGTTTTTGGGGATAAGTGGGGCACGAAGTCGGGGTTGGTGGAGTAA
- a CDS encoding (R)-mandelonitrile lyase gives MEIKRIGSQPSKKGPADWFTGTVRIDPLFEVPEPGRASAASVTFEPGARTAWHTHPLGQTLIVTSGCGWAQRWGGPIEEIRPGEVIWFPPGEKHWHGATSTTAMTHTAIQEKLDGKAVDWLEHVSEEQYGN, from the coding sequence ATGGAAATCAAGCGAATCGGCTCCCAGCCTTCGAAAAAGGGACCGGCAGACTGGTTTACCGGCACCGTGCGGATCGACCCTCTGTTTGAAGTCCCCGAACCAGGTCGAGCATCGGCTGCCAGTGTGACCTTCGAACCGGGGGCTCGAACTGCCTGGCACACGCATCCGCTCGGCCAGACTCTGATCGTAACTTCGGGTTGCGGTTGGGCTCAACGTTGGGGTGGGCCAATCGAAGAAATTCGGCCCGGCGAGGTGATTTGGTTTCCACCGGGAGAGAAACATTGGCATGGTGCGACTTCGACCACGGCCATGACTCATACTGCGATTCAAGAAAAGCTGGACGGCAAAGCCGTGGATTGGCTGGAGCACGTCAGCGAAGAGCAGTATGGAAACTAG
- a CDS encoding type II secretion system protein GspG translates to MAFLTWQFALSLRFDDFDDSKEAASRSDAMNVAEACDLYKNRLGKYPQNLDQLLQPPDGGRPFLNSGSDLFDQWGHKFFNDSNGPSNNGRRVDIWTIDPNTGKIIGNWSK, encoded by the coding sequence ATGGCGTTCCTCACGTGGCAATTCGCACTTTCCCTCAGATTCGATGATTTTGATGATTCAAAGGAAGCGGCCTCTCGCTCTGATGCGATGAATGTCGCTGAAGCTTGCGATCTCTACAAAAATCGACTTGGAAAATATCCTCAGAATCTCGATCAGCTTTTACAGCCACCCGATGGCGGACGCCCATTTCTCAACTCGGGGAGTGACCTCTTCGATCAGTGGGGTCATAAATTCTTCAACGATTCGAACGGCCCGAGTAACAACGGAAGGAGGGTCGATATCTGGACGATTGATCCAAATACTGGAAAAATCATCGGCAACTGGAGTAAGTAG
- a CDS encoding type II secretion system protein GspG: MIEIENDKPESRKRLLKSEHIFLIFAALTVVVVASLMGILFGGFDDSNGCSARSSAEVIAQACHLYKLRLGKYPEELDKLLKPPYGGPPILHSPPDIIDNWGHNFHYDPSGPHNKGENVDVWAVDPKTEKIIGNWEK; this comes from the coding sequence ATGATTGAAATAGAAAACGACAAACCTGAGTCCCGAAAAAGACTTCTTAAATCTGAACATATCTTCCTGATCTTTGCCGCGCTCACAGTCGTTGTAGTCGCATCGTTGATGGGAATCTTGTTTGGCGGTTTCGATGACTCCAACGGGTGCAGCGCTCGGTCAAGTGCTGAGGTCATTGCTCAGGCATGTCATCTCTACAAACTAAGACTAGGGAAGTACCCCGAAGAATTGGACAAGCTCCTGAAGCCACCCTATGGCGGACCTCCAATTCTCCACTCCCCTCCAGATATCATCGATAACTGGGGACATAATTTTCATTACGACCCGTCAGGACCACATAACAAAGGCGAGAATGTCGATGTATGGGCGGTTGATCCTAAGACTGAGAAAATTATCGGAAATTGGGAAAAGTAA